The proteins below are encoded in one region of Halalkalicoccus jeotgali B3:
- the truD gene encoding tRNA pseudouridine(13) synthase TruD, producing the protein MNEHLPAHPIEREVGMEFYASGSDGIGGRIRDRDGDFRVREIEDFPTEPVNADPAAYPHLVLRVTLRGWDTNDFARRLSDAMGASRERVSWAGTKDKRAVTTQLFSVMKGEPEALPEVRGADIEVVGRAGRDLQFGDLAGNEFRIRVRDADPENCDAITAALREFGGGRVGVPNYFGQQRFGSRRPVTHRVGLAIAREDWRGAVMEYLGNPRESEPEDTQAARGYVDREARRASKEGEEGSDPLDETEDWDGALERFPRKLGFERAMLHRLVEGGAESEADFRAALETAPTNLQRLFVNAAQSSLFNRILSERLERDLPFDRAVAGDVVCFADTDAPEGLARPDTSRTQRVTENRVETVNRHVERGRAFVTAPLVGTETELGEGEPGAIEREVLAEAGVTTTDFDLPGEFHSTGTRRAILLTTDLSVKRDPLTFDFALPSGSYATVLLREYLKCDPRDLG; encoded by the coding sequence ATGAACGAGCACCTCCCTGCCCACCCGATCGAGCGCGAGGTCGGCATGGAGTTCTACGCCAGCGGGTCGGACGGCATCGGCGGGCGGATCCGCGATCGCGACGGGGACTTCCGGGTCCGGGAGATCGAGGACTTTCCGACCGAGCCCGTCAACGCCGACCCCGCTGCCTACCCGCATCTCGTGCTCCGGGTCACCCTCCGAGGTTGGGATACCAACGACTTCGCCCGTCGCCTGTCGGATGCGATGGGGGCCAGCCGAGAGCGCGTCTCGTGGGCCGGGACGAAGGACAAACGCGCCGTGACCACGCAACTATTCAGCGTGATGAAGGGCGAGCCCGAGGCACTCCCCGAGGTCCGCGGCGCCGACATCGAGGTCGTCGGCCGCGCCGGTCGGGACCTGCAGTTCGGCGACTTAGCGGGCAACGAGTTTCGCATCCGGGTTCGGGACGCCGACCCCGAGAACTGCGACGCGATCACGGCGGCGCTTCGGGAGTTCGGCGGGGGACGAGTGGGAGTTCCGAACTACTTCGGCCAGCAGCGTTTCGGTAGTCGCCGGCCCGTTACCCACCGGGTCGGGCTCGCGATCGCCCGTGAGGACTGGCGCGGGGCGGTCATGGAGTACCTCGGCAATCCCCGCGAGTCCGAGCCGGAAGACACGCAGGCGGCCAGAGGATACGTCGACCGCGAGGCGCGACGCGCCTCGAAGGAGGGCGAGGAAGGAAGCGACCCGCTCGACGAGACGGAAGACTGGGACGGCGCGCTCGAACGGTTTCCCCGCAAACTCGGCTTCGAACGCGCTATGCTCCACCGGCTGGTCGAAGGCGGTGCGGAAAGCGAGGCGGACTTCCGCGCTGCGCTCGAAACCGCGCCGACGAACCTCCAGCGGCTCTTCGTCAACGCCGCTCAATCCTCCCTGTTCAACCGGATCCTGAGCGAGCGCCTCGAACGCGATCTACCGTTCGACCGTGCGGTCGCAGGTGACGTCGTCTGTTTTGCGGATACCGACGCCCCCGAGGGGCTTGCCCGGCCGGATACCAGCCGAACCCAGCGCGTGACCGAAAACCGTGTCGAGACGGTCAATCGCCACGTCGAGCGGGGTCGGGCGTTCGTCACCGCGCCGCTCGTGGGCACCGAGACCGAACTCGGCGAGGGCGAACCCGGCGCGATCGAACGCGAGGTACTCGCCGAAGCCGGAGTCACTACTACTGACTTCGACCTACCCGGCGAGTTCCACTCGACCGGCACCCGGCGAGCGATCCTGCTGACGACCGACCTCTCGGTCAAGCGCGACCCGCTCACGTTCGACTTTGCGCTCCCGAGCGGCTCGTATGCTACCGTTCTGCTCCGCGAATACCTGAAGTGCGACCCGCGAGATCTGGGCTGA
- the pth2 gene encoding peptidyl-tRNA hydrolase Pth2 codes for MKQAIVARTDIGMGQGKLAAQVAHAALSAYEDTDSGAWKEWKGSGQKKVVLKASGEQEIFELADRAEREGVPHAVIRDAGHTQLESGTVTALAVGPAADDRVDRVTGHLSLF; via the coding sequence ATGAAACAGGCGATCGTCGCGCGCACGGACATCGGTATGGGACAGGGAAAGCTGGCCGCACAGGTCGCACACGCCGCACTATCGGCCTACGAGGACACCGACTCGGGCGCATGGAAGGAGTGGAAAGGCAGCGGCCAGAAGAAGGTGGTGCTGAAGGCGTCGGGCGAACAGGAGATCTTCGAGCTCGCGGACCGCGCGGAGCGAGAGGGGGTCCCCCACGCGGTGATCCGCGACGCGGGCCACACCCAACTCGAATCCGGGACGGTGACGGCCCTGGCGGTCGGGCCCGCCGCCGACGACCGGGTCGATCGCGTGACGGGACACCTCTCGCTGTTCTGA
- a CDS encoding thioredoxin family protein, producing MTASQKPIRAETGEELGALVAEYDVVLAEFYTKGCTLCRSIEPVLGTVARATDARVVMLNPETDLSLVETYDIRSVPTLILFENGERVGRVAKGFQGAEEILGFIEGNTGDR from the coding sequence ATGACCGCTTCGCAGAAACCGATCCGCGCGGAGACCGGCGAGGAGCTCGGCGCGCTGGTCGCCGAATACGACGTCGTCCTCGCGGAGTTCTACACCAAGGGCTGTACGCTCTGTCGGTCGATCGAGCCTGTACTCGGAACTGTCGCGCGAGCCACCGACGCCCGCGTCGTCATGCTCAACCCGGAGACGGACCTCTCGCTGGTCGAGACCTACGACATCAGGAGCGTCCCGACGCTGATCCTATTCGAGAACGGTGAGCGGGTAGGACGAGTAGCGAAGGGGTTCCAGGGCGCCGAGGAGATCCTCGGGTTCATCGAAGGAAACACGGGTGATCGATAG
- a CDS encoding DUF6735 family protein, with amino-acid sequence MARRTLLARALDNGSYVLTERREPAADGDEPVATALSRRAVFEFAEFGVHDAVVVREETETTYVVLPFSIPTADSLSPTGGACIALRPEAGLSEDYLRGWAHAMKGALGDAIEAGLLDERAATVYFEGRIQRFADATEVIVP; translated from the coding sequence GTGGCCCGCAGAACCCTCCTCGCAAGAGCGCTCGATAACGGTTCGTACGTACTCACAGAGCGGCGCGAACCCGCCGCGGACGGCGACGAGCCGGTGGCGACGGCTCTCTCGCGGCGCGCGGTCTTCGAGTTCGCGGAGTTCGGGGTCCATGACGCAGTCGTCGTTCGCGAGGAGACGGAGACGACCTACGTCGTACTGCCCTTCTCGATACCGACGGCCGATTCCCTATCTCCCACGGGCGGGGCCTGTATCGCGCTCAGACCCGAAGCGGGGCTGAGCGAGGACTACCTCCGGGGCTGGGCCCACGCGATGAAGGGTGCGCTCGGCGACGCGATCGAAGCAGGCCTGCTCGACGAACGAGCCGCGACAGTGTATTTCGAGGGGCGAATCCAGCGGTTCGCCGACGCGACGGAGGTGATTGTCCCGTAG
- a CDS encoding small multi-drug export protein, whose translation MAVLTTLLAVEPAAARSATDLFVESGGPLGYALVFLFAAIPWFEIFLVIPLGIGLGMNVVGVAVFAFLGNALSVYAVIAFHDRARAWWMRRRKTETEPRERARGRARAIWDRYGLAGLALSSPLVTGVHLAALIALATGSKKRAVGAWLTASIALWTVVLTAASYYGFGFVAGL comes from the coding sequence ATGGCCGTACTAACTACCCTACTAGCCGTTGAACCGGCTGCCGCGCGCTCGGCGACCGACCTGTTCGTCGAGTCGGGCGGACCACTAGGGTACGCGCTGGTCTTCCTGTTCGCCGCGATCCCGTGGTTCGAGATCTTCCTCGTGATCCCGCTCGGGATCGGCCTCGGGATGAACGTCGTCGGCGTCGCCGTCTTCGCTTTCCTCGGGAACGCCCTGTCGGTCTACGCAGTCATCGCCTTCCACGACCGGGCGCGGGCCTGGTGGATGAGGCGCCGTAAGACGGAGACGGAGCCGCGCGAGCGGGCCAGAGGGCGGGCGCGGGCCATCTGGGACCGCTACGGGCTGGCCGGACTCGCGCTCTCCTCGCCGCTGGTCACGGGAGTGCACCTCGCGGCGCTCATCGCGCTCGCGACCGGATCGAAAAAGCGGGCCGTCGGCGCGTGGCTGACCGCGAGCATCGCCCTCTGGACCGTAGTCCTGACCGCCGCCTCCTACTACGGTTTCGGGTTCGTCGCGGGGCTGTGA
- a CDS encoding thiamine-phosphate synthase family protein has product MKFIEEVVVEEFLPTVRSMLAEDLRERGLTQSEVAAMLGISQSAVSKYAHGEVARNEVVLGDERVTDLVSRVGEGLSTGDMSRVQALIEAEVLIRRLETRGDLLATLHEESMPELADHEGEFRIHDPESELRTTERVLSSVRRGLRTLENASGFAGLIPNVGSNLVECSPDAVTIDDVAGVPGRIFDVKGRATIPGDPEFGVSEHVANVLLTAREHGSEASAALNVRYDPSLSALLSENGHTVVEFEGEKDLDEAIAAALDSEPDATVLAQTGGFGIEPVIYVLGEDAPAVAEAIKPLLR; this is encoded by the coding sequence ATGAAGTTCATCGAGGAGGTCGTCGTCGAGGAGTTCCTCCCGACCGTCCGGTCGATGCTCGCCGAGGACTTACGCGAGCGGGGGTTGACCCAGAGCGAGGTCGCGGCGATGTTGGGGATCAGTCAGAGTGCCGTCTCGAAATACGCCCACGGTGAGGTCGCCCGCAACGAGGTAGTTCTCGGGGACGAACGGGTTACGGACCTCGTCTCTCGCGTCGGCGAGGGGCTCTCGACGGGCGATATGAGCCGGGTACAGGCGCTCATCGAGGCCGAAGTACTGATCCGTCGGCTCGAAACCCGCGGGGACCTCCTTGCGACGCTCCACGAGGAGTCGATGCCCGAACTCGCCGATCACGAGGGGGAGTTCCGGATCCACGACCCCGAAAGCGAGCTTCGGACCACCGAGCGCGTGCTCTCGTCGGTGCGCCGCGGGCTCAGAACCCTCGAAAACGCAAGCGGTTTTGCGGGGTTGATCCCCAACGTCGGGTCGAACCTCGTCGAATGCTCCCCTGATGCCGTGACGATCGACGACGTCGCGGGCGTTCCGGGGCGGATCTTCGACGTGAAGGGGCGGGCGACGATCCCCGGCGACCCCGAGTTCGGGGTCAGCGAACACGTCGCGAACGTGCTGCTGACCGCCCGCGAACACGGTAGCGAGGCGAGTGCGGCGCTGAACGTGCGCTACGACCCCTCGCTGTCGGCACTGCTCTCGGAGAACGGCCACACCGTCGTCGAGTTCGAGGGCGAGAAAGACCTCGACGAGGCGATCGCCGCCGCGCTCGATTCGGAACCCGATGCAACCGTCCTCGCTCAGACCGGCGGGTTCGGTATCGAGCCCGTGATCTACGTCCTCGGCGAGGACGCCCCCGCGGTGGCGGAAGCGATCAAACCCCTACTCCGATGA
- a CDS encoding cobyrinic acid a,c-diamide synthase, with amino-acid sequence MKGFVIAGTASGVGKTVATLTAIRALSAAGYTVQPAKGGPDFIDPSHHTAVAGRASRTLDPWLCGEAGMRRNYYRGEGDICIVEGMMGLYDGETSTARVAELLDLPVVLVCDASAGMESVAASALGFREYAAHAGVDIDVVGIIAGRAHGGRHERGIREALPDSLSYFGRIPPLDGLEIPERHLGLHMGGESPIDLSILDEAAAHLDADALAALARAPPRPDPAEPRPATGTRVAVARDGAFCFRYPATIERLQERAEVVPFSPIRGDALPECDGVYLPGGYPELHAAALADSPALETLAERASEGLAVLGVCGGLMALAESLTTVEGERYDMAGVLPADIEMCERYQALDHVELRAREDTLSARKDESLRGHEFHYSSAAVGSDARFAFDVERGAGIDGEHDGLSEYRTLGTYTHVHAESGAFDRFCEAL; translated from the coding sequence ATGAAGGGATTCGTCATCGCGGGGACCGCCTCGGGCGTCGGCAAGACCGTCGCGACGCTCACGGCGATCCGAGCCCTTTCGGCGGCGGGCTACACCGTCCAACCGGCAAAAGGTGGCCCCGACTTCATCGACCCGAGCCACCACACCGCAGTCGCCGGACGCGCCTCGCGCACGCTCGACCCGTGGCTCTGTGGCGAGGCGGGAATGCGCCGGAACTACTACCGCGGCGAGGGCGATATCTGTATTGTCGAGGGGATGATGGGGCTGTACGACGGCGAGACGAGCACTGCACGCGTCGCCGAGCTGCTCGACTTGCCCGTCGTCCTCGTCTGCGATGCGAGCGCGGGCATGGAGAGCGTCGCAGCGAGCGCACTCGGCTTTCGAGAATACGCCGCCCATGCCGGGGTCGATATCGACGTGGTCGGGATCATCGCCGGGCGGGCCCACGGCGGGCGCCACGAGCGGGGGATCCGCGAGGCGCTGCCCGACTCGCTGTCGTATTTCGGCCGGATCCCGCCCCTCGACGGGCTCGAAATCCCCGAGCGCCACCTCGGGCTCCACATGGGTGGGGAGTCCCCGATCGACCTCTCGATCCTCGACGAGGCCGCCGCTCACCTCGACGCGGATGCGCTCGCGGCCCTCGCACGCGCACCGCCGCGACCCGATCCCGCCGAACCCCGTCCAGCTACCGGAACACGGGTCGCGGTCGCCCGCGACGGCGCCTTCTGCTTTCGGTATCCCGCGACCATCGAGCGCCTGCAGGAACGCGCCGAGGTCGTCCCCTTCTCGCCCATCCGGGGCGACGCGCTCCCCGAGTGTGACGGCGTCTACCTTCCCGGGGGCTACCCCGAACTGCACGCTGCCGCGCTCGCCGACAGCCCCGCCCTCGAAACCCTCGCCGAGCGGGCGAGCGAGGGGCTTGCCGTCCTCGGGGTGTGTGGCGGGCTGATGGCGCTCGCCGAGTCCCTGACGACCGTCGAGGGCGAGCGCTACGACATGGCCGGCGTCCTCCCCGCCGACATCGAGATGTGCGAGCGGTATCAGGCGCTCGACCACGTCGAACTCCGGGCGCGCGAGGACACCCTTTCTGCGCGAAAAGACGAGTCCCTTCGGGGCCACGAGTTTCACTACTCCAGCGCCGCGGTGGGCTCGGATGCTCGCTTCGCCTTCGACGTCGAGCGCGGCGCGGGCATCGACGGCGAGCACGACGGACTGAGCGAATATCGTACGCTGGGGACCTACACGCACGTCCACGCCGAGAGCGGCGCGTTCGACCGTTTCTGCGAGGCGCTCTGA
- the mutS gene encoding DNA mismatch repair protein MutS codes for MERALGAPAKMKERHGELTPMMRQYCDLCERYDESLVLFQVGDFYETFCEAAEVSARLLEITLTKREDSTGTYPMAGIPIDSAESYIETLLDAGFRVAVADQVQDPEEASGVVDRAVTRIVTPGTLTEAELLRSEDNNYVAALAEDESGDEREYGLAFLDVSTGDFVATGAISEETIRDEISRFAPAEAIVGPGLEGFDGFDSDCMVTPYDPSRFALEGARELLDSYFGTPEKRLASDAEIRACGALLSYAEYARGGQDGRLDYLNHLTRYEPREYMLLDRVAFRSLELFEPRAVGGDSEHTILGVLDETACALGRRKLTDWLRRPLLDRARIEARLDAVSEWTTLVGPRETVHDLLSDVYDIERLIARVSRGRANARDLRALKDTLDRVPEIRAAMAGVESDTLHELREGLDELEGVRELIDRAIAESPPIEITEGDVIAPGYDADLDGLRETEREGKEWIDSLEARERERTGVDSLKVGFNQVHGYYIEVTNPNLERVPENYTRRQTLKNSERFYTPELKQREDEIITAEERADDLEYELFVEVRQEVAGESERVQAVAETLATLDVLVSLAAVAAKYGYARPEIDEEPGIAIEGGRHPVVERTQESFVPNGAELTPDERLAVLTGPNMSGKSTYMRQIALITILAQIGSFVPASRARIGIVDRVFTRVGASDDIAGGRSTFMVEMSELATILRGASERSLVLLDEVGRGTSTADGLAIARAITEYVHSEVGALTLFATHHHELTELADALAGGFNLHFAATQTDDGVTFRHDVSRGAATASYGIEVARAAGVPDRVVERSRALVAEGSPENATDGGETIVGSRTLPNPDSDDNPSSGGPAPSSADGELTEALRALDVANMTPIEALTTLDRLKHEANED; via the coding sequence ATGGAACGGGCGCTCGGCGCACCCGCGAAGATGAAAGAGCGCCACGGGGAGCTGACGCCGATGATGCGCCAGTACTGTGACCTCTGTGAGCGCTACGACGAGTCGCTGGTGCTCTTTCAGGTAGGGGACTTCTACGAGACGTTCTGTGAGGCCGCCGAGGTTTCGGCCCGGCTGTTGGAGATCACGCTGACCAAACGCGAGGACAGTACTGGAACGTACCCGATGGCGGGGATCCCCATCGACAGCGCCGAATCCTACATCGAGACGCTGCTGGATGCGGGCTTTCGGGTCGCGGTCGCGGACCAGGTCCAGGACCCAGAGGAGGCGAGCGGCGTGGTCGACCGCGCGGTGACGAGAATCGTTACACCCGGCACGCTCACCGAAGCCGAACTGCTTAGAAGCGAAGACAACAACTACGTCGCGGCGCTCGCCGAGGACGAGAGTGGGGACGAACGGGAGTACGGGCTGGCGTTCCTCGACGTTTCGACGGGCGATTTCGTCGCTACGGGCGCCATATCGGAGGAGACGATCAGGGACGAGATCAGCCGCTTCGCCCCCGCGGAGGCGATCGTCGGCCCCGGGCTGGAGGGGTTCGACGGGTTCGATAGCGATTGTATGGTCACGCCGTACGACCCCTCTAGGTTCGCCCTCGAAGGGGCCCGCGAGCTGCTCGATTCGTACTTCGGCACTCCTGAAAAGCGACTGGCGAGCGACGCCGAGATCCGCGCCTGTGGCGCGTTGCTCTCGTATGCCGAATACGCCCGCGGGGGGCAGGACGGCCGTCTGGACTACCTCAACCACCTCACCCGCTACGAACCCCGCGAGTACATGCTACTCGACCGGGTCGCATTCAGGAGCCTCGAACTGTTCGAGCCGCGTGCGGTCGGCGGCGATAGCGAACACACGATCTTGGGGGTTCTCGACGAGACCGCCTGCGCGCTCGGCCGACGGAAGCTCACCGACTGGCTGCGCCGGCCCCTGCTCGATCGCGCTCGGATCGAGGCCCGGCTGGACGCCGTCTCCGAGTGGACGACGCTCGTGGGACCACGGGAAACGGTCCACGACCTGCTGAGCGACGTGTATGACATCGAGCGCCTGATCGCACGGGTTTCGCGCGGGCGGGCGAACGCCCGCGACCTGCGCGCGCTGAAGGACACCCTCGACAGGGTTCCGGAGATTCGTGCGGCGATGGCGGGCGTCGAAAGCGACACCCTCCACGAGCTCCGGGAGGGGCTCGACGAACTCGAAGGGGTGCGGGAGCTGATCGACCGGGCAATCGCGGAGAGCCCGCCGATCGAGATCACCGAGGGCGACGTTATCGCGCCGGGTTACGACGCCGATCTCGACGGCCTTCGCGAGACCGAACGCGAGGGCAAGGAATGGATCGACTCGCTCGAAGCCCGGGAACGCGAGCGCACCGGGGTCGACTCGTTGAAGGTCGGGTTCAACCAAGTGCATGGCTACTACATCGAGGTCACGAACCCCAATCTGGAGAGGGTACCTGAGAACTACACCCGCAGACAGACGCTCAAGAACTCGGAGCGCTTCTATACGCCCGAGCTCAAACAGCGAGAGGACGAGATCATCACCGCCGAGGAACGGGCCGACGACCTCGAGTACGAGCTGTTCGTCGAGGTACGCCAAGAAGTCGCCGGCGAGTCCGAACGGGTACAAGCGGTCGCCGAGACGCTTGCGACCCTCGACGTGCTGGTCTCGCTTGCGGCGGTCGCCGCGAAGTACGGCTACGCCCGCCCCGAGATCGACGAGGAGCCGGGGATCGCCATCGAGGGCGGACGCCACCCGGTCGTCGAGCGGACCCAGGAGTCGTTCGTTCCCAACGGGGCCGAGCTCACGCCCGACGAACGCCTCGCGGTGCTGACGGGCCCGAACATGAGCGGGAAATCGACGTACATGCGCCAGATCGCGCTGATCACGATCCTCGCACAGATCGGGAGTTTCGTGCCCGCGAGCCGGGCCCGTATCGGGATCGTCGACCGGGTCTTCACCCGCGTCGGCGCGAGCGACGACATCGCCGGCGGGCGCTCTACCTTCATGGTCGAGATGAGCGAGCTCGCGACCATTCTCAGGGGAGCCAGCGAGCGCTCGCTGGTCCTGCTTGACGAGGTCGGACGGGGAACCAGCACCGCCGACGGGCTGGCGATCGCCCGCGCCATCACCGAGTACGTCCACAGCGAGGTGGGCGCATTGACGCTCTTTGCGACCCACCACCACGAGCTCACCGAGCTCGCCGACGCGCTTGCGGGCGGCTTCAACCTCCACTTCGCGGCGACCCAGACCGACGACGGCGTCACATTCCGCCACGACGTCTCGCGGGGGGCCGCGACCGCTTCCTACGGGATCGAGGTCGCCCGTGCCGCGGGCGTTCCTGACCGTGTCGTCGAGCGGTCGCGTGCGCTCGTTGCGGAGGGTTCCCCGGAGAACGCGACCGACGGCGGCGAAACGATCGTTGGTTCCCGTACCCTGCCGAACCCCGATTCCGACGACAACCCTTCTTCTGGCGGTCCCGCCCCTTCGTCGGCCGACGGGGAGCTCACGGAGGCGCTGCGCGCGCTCGACGTCGCGAACATGACGCCCATCGAGGCGCTGACGACGCTCGACCGGCTGAAACACGAGGCCAACGAGGATTAG
- the dcd gene encoding dCTP deaminase, translating to MILSDADILRRLEAGDLVIEPLDDPDLQIQPASVDLRLGREFLEFQRANIPCIHPGSEREVSEYVSETIIDEGEEFVLHPGDFVLGTTKERVEIPPDLLANVEGRSSLGRLAIVVHATAGLCDPGYRGQITLELSNLGTAPVALTPGMRISQLVFTEMKNAAERPYGSGRGSKYQDQQGPQASRIQGDHEFGGDQRDAERTEDGHDSPSGSTGSGGERR from the coding sequence ATGATCCTCTCGGACGCCGATATCCTCCGCCGTCTCGAAGCGGGCGATCTGGTGATCGAGCCACTCGATGACCCCGATCTCCAGATCCAGCCCGCGAGCGTTGACCTACGGCTCGGTCGCGAATTTTTGGAATTTCAGCGCGCGAACATTCCCTGTATCCATCCAGGCAGCGAGCGCGAAGTCTCCGAGTACGTCTCCGAAACCATCATCGACGAGGGCGAGGAGTTCGTGCTTCATCCCGGCGACTTCGTGCTCGGCACCACGAAAGAGCGCGTCGAGATCCCCCCGGACCTCTTGGCGAACGTCGAAGGACGGTCCTCGCTGGGCCGGCTTGCGATCGTGGTCCACGCGACTGCGGGGCTCTGCGATCCGGGGTATCGCGGACAGATCACGCTCGAACTCTCGAACCTGGGCACCGCGCCCGTCGCGCTCACGCCGGGGATGCGCATCTCCCAACTGGTGTTCACCGAGATGAAAAACGCCGCCGAGCGGCCCTACGGCTCGGGCCGGGGCTCGAAATACCAGGACCAGCAGGGCCCCCAAGCGTCGAGAATACAGGGCGATCACGAGTTCGGCGGCGATCAACGGGATGCCGAGCGCACCGAGGACGGACATGATTCGCCGAGCGGATCGACCGGGTCCGGGGGCGAACGACGATGA
- a CDS encoding DsbA family oxidoreductase produces MADSDSPDERLTIYADYVCPFCYLGRQSLARYQETREEPVEIDWQPFDLRSGKRGPDGEIDHGVPDGKDEEYFEQARENVRRLQERYGVEMAQEIATEVDSLPAQAASLTVKEIRPERWADLDGAIYAALWKEGRDIGDREVLSDVIESVGLDPEEVLAASEDEDLRARLAERFTAAREQGVTGVPTFAYGGYAARGAVPPEQLERLVEGA; encoded by the coding sequence ATGGCCGATTCCGACTCCCCCGACGAGCGGCTCACGATCTACGCCGATTACGTCTGTCCATTCTGTTATCTCGGCCGCCAGTCCCTTGCCCGGTATCAGGAAACTCGAGAGGAACCCGTCGAGATCGACTGGCAGCCCTTCGACCTCCGAAGCGGGAAACGCGGCCCCGACGGGGAGATCGACCACGGCGTCCCTGATGGGAAGGACGAGGAGTACTTCGAGCAAGCCAGGGAAAACGTCCGCCGGCTCCAGGAGCGCTACGGCGTCGAGATGGCCCAGGAGATCGCGACCGAGGTCGATTCCCTGCCCGCACAGGCCGCCTCGCTGACCGTCAAGGAGATCCGTCCCGAGCGGTGGGCCGACCTCGACGGGGCGATCTACGCCGCACTCTGGAAAGAAGGCCGTGACATCGGCGATCGCGAGGTGCTTTCGGACGTCATCGAGAGCGTGGGGCTCGATCCCGAGGAAGTCCTCGCCGCCAGCGAGGACGAAGACCTTCGTGCGCGCCTCGCCGAGCGCTTTACCGCGGCCCGCGAGCAGGGCGTGACCGGCGTGCCGACGTTCGCCTACGGGGGGTATGCTGCCCGCGGTGCGGTCCCGCCCGAACAGTTAGAACGGCTCGTCGAGGGCGCCTGA
- a CDS encoding TspO/MBR family protein has protein sequence MTHVSIGGVRLTGREILGAIAAAVLINLIGALGVPFTTPDSAWFQALEKPWFYPPGAAFGIVWTVLFTLMGLAAFLIYRRGFENRAVKLALGVFALQMVVNVAWSPAFFAAQELLLALGIIVALWVLIVATIVAFSRVDRRAAALLVPYLAWVSFAAVLNYSIWALN, from the coding sequence ATGACCCACGTTTCCATTGGCGGCGTCCGGCTCACCGGCCGCGAGATCCTCGGAGCGATCGCCGCGGCGGTCCTGATCAACTTGATCGGCGCGCTCGGCGTCCCCTTTACGACCCCCGACAGCGCGTGGTTCCAGGCGCTCGAGAAGCCGTGGTTCTACCCGCCGGGCGCGGCCTTCGGGATCGTCTGGACGGTCCTCTTTACCCTGATGGGGCTCGCCGCCTTTCTGATCTACCGGCGGGGATTCGAGAACCGCGCGGTGAAACTCGCCCTCGGCGTTTTCGCCCTGCAGATGGTCGTCAACGTCGCGTGGTCGCCGGCCTTCTTCGCCGCACAGGAGCTCCTGCTCGCCTTGGGAATTATCGTCGCCCTCTGGGTTCTGATCGTCGCGACCATCGTCGCCTTCTCGCGGGTGGATCGGCGTGCGGCCGCGTTGCTCGTGCCGTATCTCGCGTGGGTCTCCTTCGCCGCCGTTCTGAACTACTCGATCTGGGCGCTCAACTAG
- the nucS gene encoding endonuclease NucS, producing the protein MTATEEGSALSEPTSEEACDRLAGAIERGALATLFGECTVAYDGRAASELGPGKRHVMCKPDGTVLVHTDEGQKPINWQPPGSDQSVRIEDGRLVLHSQRSNPDEELVVRFTNIDQLAVFETGETSTSLSVTGTEAEMKQRILEEPELIEPGFRPLATERTTPAGAVDIFGEDGKGRVVILELKRRRVGPDAVGQLNRYVEALERDLHAGVEIRGVLVAPSITDRVRRLLATNGLEFVALAP; encoded by the coding sequence GTGACAGCGACCGAGGAGGGGAGTGCGCTCTCGGAGCCGACCAGCGAGGAGGCCTGTGACCGGCTGGCAGGAGCGATCGAACGGGGCGCGCTGGCGACGCTCTTTGGCGAGTGTACCGTCGCGTACGACGGGCGAGCGGCGAGCGAACTGGGCCCGGGAAAGCGCCACGTGATGTGCAAACCCGACGGGACGGTCCTCGTCCACACCGACGAGGGACAGAAGCCGATCAACTGGCAGCCGCCGGGCAGCGACCAGTCCGTCCGGATCGAAGACGGGCGTCTCGTCCTGCATAGTCAGCGCTCGAATCCCGACGAGGAACTCGTGGTGCGGTTCACTAATATCGATCAGCTCGCGGTCTTCGAAACGGGCGAAACGAGTACGAGCCTCTCGGTGACGGGCACCGAGGCGGAGATGAAACAACGCATCCTAGAGGAGCCGGAGCTGATCGAACCCGGCTTCCGGCCGCTCGCGACCGAGCGAACCACCCCGGCGGGGGCGGTCGATATCTTCGGCGAGGACGGGAAGGGACGGGTCGTGATCCTCGAACTGAAGCGCCGGCGGGTCGGCCCGGACGCCGTCGGCCAGCTGAACCGCTACGTCGAGGCACTCGAGCGCGACCTCCATGCCGGCGTCGAGATCAGAGGCGTTCTCGTTGCACCCTCGATCACGGATCGGGTCCGCCGGCTGCTCGCGACCAACGGGTTAGAGTTCGTTGCGCTCGCGCCCTAA